A genomic stretch from Flavobacterium sp. KS-LB2 includes:
- a CDS encoding OmpA family protein, which yields MKHLNKLFVAVMMVMGLSSHAQDSNNPWAISFGVNAVDTKASAGGGHNWLDQHFSQPFAVKDNWNILPSVSYLSVSKYIGDNFSFGLSGSVNKIDKFVRFSPATVGSDSRGYVVSNPGDLMYYGVDATIKYSFMNLIGSKVVDPSLSVGGGYTFFGDSSFGTLNPGAGLTFWFTESVGFELSTRYKKSFGDREDASGTPDAPSHFQHSAGLIFKFGGKDTDGDGIYDKDDACPEVAGLKEFNGCPDTDGDGIQDSADACPEVAGLAALNGCPDTDGDGIADKDDACPEVAGLAALKGCPDTDGDGVADKDDKCPTVAGPKENAGCPWPDTDGDGVLDKDDKCPEVRGTVANQGCPEVSEEVMKTLNNYGKIILFDSGKSTFQKGTYTVLQSITSILKEYPYSRFMIEGHCDSDGSNELNQTLSENRAAAVKNYLIENGIAADRLRSTGFGETKPIATNKTAKGKAMNRRVEISLIKE from the coding sequence ATGAAACATCTTAACAAACTTTTTGTTGCTGTAATGATGGTCATGGGATTAAGCTCTCATGCACAAGATAGTAACAATCCATGGGCAATCTCTTTTGGAGTTAATGCCGTTGACACTAAAGCTAGTGCTGGTGGAGGACATAATTGGCTAGATCAACATTTTTCTCAACCTTTTGCAGTAAAAGACAATTGGAACATTCTTCCATCAGTATCATACCTTAGTGTATCGAAATACATTGGTGATAATTTCTCATTTGGACTTTCTGGTTCTGTGAATAAAATTGATAAATTTGTAAGATTTTCTCCAGCTACAGTTGGTAGCGATTCACGTGGGTATGTAGTGTCGAACCCAGGAGACCTAATGTATTATGGTGTTGATGCAACTATTAAATATAGTTTCATGAACTTGATTGGTTCTAAAGTTGTTGATCCGTCTTTATCTGTTGGTGGAGGTTATACTTTCTTCGGAGATAGTAGTTTCGGAACTTTGAATCCTGGTGCTGGTTTAACTTTTTGGTTTACTGAAAGTGTTGGATTTGAACTTTCTACAAGATACAAAAAATCATTTGGTGATAGAGAAGATGCTTCTGGTACTCCAGACGCTCCATCTCATTTTCAACATTCAGCGGGTCTTATCTTCAAATTCGGAGGTAAAGATACAGATGGTGATGGAATATATGACAAAGATGATGCTTGTCCAGAAGTTGCTGGTTTAAAAGAATTCAACGGATGTCCTGATACTGATGGAGATGGAATTCAAGATAGTGCTGATGCTTGCCCAGAAGTTGCTGGTTTAGCTGCATTGAACGGATGTCCTGATACAGATGGAGATGGAATTGCTGATAAAGATGATGCTTGTCCAGAAGTTGCTGGTTTAGCTGCATTGAAAGGTTGTCCTGATACTGACGGAGACGGAGTAGCTGATAAAGATGACAAATGTCCAACTGTTGCAGGTCCTAAAGAAAACGCGGGTTGTCCTTGGCCAGATACTGATGGAGATGGTGTTTTAGACAAAGATGATAAATGTCCAGAAGTAAGAGGTACTGTTGCTAATCAAGGTTGTCCAGAAGTTTCTGAAGAAGTTATGAAAACTTTAAATAACTATGGTAAAATAATCTTGTTTGATTCTGGTAAATCTACTTTCCAAAAAGGTACTTACACAGTTTTACAGTCAATTACTTCAATCTTAAAAGAATATCCTTATTCAAGATTTATGATCGAAGGACACTGTGATAGTGATGGTAGTAATGAACTTAACCAAACTTTATCTGAGAACAGAGCTGCTGCAGTTAAAAATTATTTAATTGAAAACGGAATTGCTGCTGATAGACTTAGATCTACAGGTTTCGGAGAAACTAAACCAATTGCAACTAACAAAACTGCAAAAGGAAAAGCAATGAACAGAAGAGTTGAAATATCTTTGATTAAAGAATAA
- a CDS encoding PD-(D/E)XK nuclease family protein, with translation MTNTSFLDKIATVLIENYLGNLSNTIVVLPNKRAKIFLIEALKNQVTTNILSPEIISIEDFVQNIAGIRNIDPIELLFEFYEVYLSITDKANQQTFELFANWAKTLLQDFNEIDRYLLDPSHVLSYLKDIEDIKKWGIEVENKTALLEKYIDFWKLLPNYYQSLYTHLLNKGIGYQGLIYREAVNNLNHFSNSVQEKQFVFAGFNALNAAEEKIIQHLITTDQAKIYWDVDQTFLNDPYHDAGLFVRRFKESWKHYKQHPFEWIVNDFSQTKNIQVIGTPKTIGQAKIAGSIIENVINENPNGKLDKVAVVLGEENLLVPLLYSLPSTVGALNITMGYSSKNNPAQILIAKLFKMHTNALSRNAKSYVLYYKDVLDILTHPLVEPYAKTSALVHTINQNNYTFITHHKLMELNVIPSELFLLLFQKWEEGSIPVLETISKLLQTIKENLSNDNEEEKITKAFVFAIFKVINKLINYYSKHEHIDKIETLYAIYKQVIDLAEVSFEGEPLNGLQIMGVLESRVLDFDTVIVTSMNEGKFPAGKSQNSFIPYDVKRELGLPTFKEKDAIYTYHFYHLLQRAKNIYLLYNTESEGLDAGEKSRFITQLEVEKQRNHTLTHEIYNAVLPETAYQPMVIPKSESVMVRLKEIAEKGFSPSALTSYIRNPIQFYFQKILHISEVEEVEENIALNTLGTIIHETLKVLYEPFIGKFISESDILNCFKQIDAEVLKQFKLVYKEGEIKKGRNLLAFEVAKRNVSNFLKVELESIKNGDAIKILALEQTFGRTLNHPNLPFPVLIKGNVDRIEERNGVIRIIDYKTGKVEKGNVTLKSWNRLTEDIKSDKIIQVLAYAFMYEHEAKGKPIEAGIISFKNLKAGFLPFNFKEDKEINSIINEEILSNYLEQMVLLLGEILDQNIPFEEKII, from the coding sequence ATGACAAATACTTCTTTTTTAGATAAAATAGCCACAGTTTTAATTGAAAATTATTTAGGCAATCTTTCCAATACGATTGTAGTTTTACCAAACAAACGAGCTAAAATATTTCTGATTGAGGCGTTAAAAAATCAAGTTACCACAAATATACTTTCTCCTGAAATTATAAGTATTGAAGATTTTGTTCAAAATATTGCAGGTATTCGCAATATAGATCCCATTGAACTATTATTTGAATTCTATGAAGTCTACTTATCCATTACCGATAAAGCAAACCAACAAACGTTTGAATTGTTTGCCAATTGGGCTAAAACACTGCTACAGGACTTTAATGAGATTGACCGCTATTTATTAGATCCTTCTCACGTACTTTCATACCTGAAAGATATCGAGGATATCAAAAAATGGGGAATTGAAGTCGAAAATAAAACGGCATTATTAGAAAAATATATTGATTTTTGGAAATTACTTCCCAATTACTATCAATCGCTTTATACACATTTGCTGAACAAAGGAATCGGATATCAAGGCTTGATTTATCGCGAGGCAGTAAATAATTTAAATCATTTTTCGAATTCAGTCCAAGAGAAACAATTTGTCTTTGCAGGTTTTAACGCGTTGAATGCAGCCGAAGAAAAAATAATTCAACACCTTATTACTACCGATCAAGCCAAAATATATTGGGATGTTGACCAAACCTTTCTCAATGATCCGTATCACGATGCAGGATTATTTGTGCGCCGTTTCAAAGAAAGTTGGAAACATTATAAGCAGCATCCGTTTGAATGGATTGTAAATGATTTTTCGCAGACAAAAAACATTCAGGTAATTGGTACACCCAAAACAATTGGTCAGGCAAAAATAGCCGGAAGTATTATCGAGAACGTCATCAATGAAAATCCAAATGGCAAGTTGGATAAAGTAGCTGTGGTTTTAGGCGAGGAAAATCTTTTGGTGCCACTTTTATATTCGTTGCCGTCTACTGTTGGCGCTTTGAATATTACGATGGGGTATTCGAGTAAGAATAATCCAGCGCAGATTTTGATTGCCAAATTATTCAAAATGCACACAAATGCATTGTCTAGAAATGCCAAAAGTTATGTGTTGTATTACAAAGATGTATTGGATATTTTGACGCATCCTTTGGTGGAACCGTATGCGAAAACCAGCGCGCTTGTCCATACCATCAATCAAAATAATTATACTTTTATTACGCATCATAAATTGATGGAATTGAATGTAATTCCGAGTGAATTGTTTCTTCTATTATTCCAAAAATGGGAAGAAGGTTCGATTCCGGTATTAGAGACTATTTCTAAATTATTGCAAACCATAAAAGAAAATTTAAGCAACGATAACGAAGAAGAAAAAATCACCAAAGCTTTTGTTTTTGCCATTTTCAAAGTCATTAACAAACTGATTAATTATTATTCGAAACATGAACATATCGATAAAATAGAAACGCTTTATGCCATTTACAAACAAGTAATTGATTTAGCGGAAGTTTCTTTTGAAGGAGAACCGTTGAATGGGTTACAGATTATGGGAGTCTTAGAAAGTCGTGTTTTGGATTTTGACACCGTGATTGTCACTTCGATGAATGAAGGGAAATTTCCGGCGGGAAAATCGCAAAATTCGTTTATTCCGTATGATGTGAAACGCGAATTAGGTTTGCCTACATTCAAAGAAAAAGATGCGATTTACACCTATCATTTCTATCATTTGTTGCAACGCGCCAAAAACATTTATTTGCTTTATAATACGGAAAGTGAAGGTCTGGATGCGGGTGAAAAAAGCCGATTCATCACCCAACTGGAAGTCGAAAAGCAAAGAAATCATACGCTGACTCACGAAATATATAATGCTGTTTTACCCGAAACAGCGTATCAACCGATGGTGATTCCAAAGTCGGAAAGTGTGATGGTACGATTGAAAGAAATTGCCGAAAAAGGTTTTTCTCCATCGGCATTGACGAGTTATATCCGGAATCCGATTCAGTTTTATTTCCAGAAGATTTTACACATCAGCGAAGTTGAAGAAGTAGAGGAAAATATTGCTTTGAATACGTTGGGAACCATTATCCACGAAACTCTAAAAGTTTTGTACGAGCCTTTCATTGGTAAATTTATTTCAGAAAGCGATATTTTAAATTGTTTCAAACAAATAGATGCTGAGGTTTTGAAGCAATTCAAATTAGTTTATAAAGAAGGCGAAATAAAAAAAGGTCGAAATTTATTAGCGTTTGAAGTAGCCAAACGTAATGTTTCGAATTTCCTGAAAGTGGAACTGGAAAGTATTAAAAATGGCGATGCGATAAAAATTCTAGCTTTAGAACAAACTTTTGGAAGAACATTAAATCATCCAAATTTGCCTTTTCCGGTATTGATAAAAGGAAATGTAGATAGAATTGAAGAGCGCAACGGAGTCATTCGAATTATTGATTATAAAACCGGTAAAGTAGAAAAGGGAAATGTTACTTTGAAATCCTGGAACCGATTAACGGAAGATATTAAAAGCGATAAAATCATTCAGGTCCTCGCCTATGCTTTTATGTATGAGCACGAAGCAAAAGGAAAGCCAATTGAAGCCGGAATTATCTCTTTCAAGAATTTAAAAGCGGGTTTTCTTCCGTTTAATTTTAAAGAAGACAAAGAAATAAATTCAATTATAAATGAAGAAATTTTGAGTAATTATTTAGAACAAATGGTTCTTTTACTAGGCGAAATTTTAGATCAAAACATTCCTTTTGAAGAGAAAATAATTTAA
- a CDS encoding ATP-binding cassette domain-containing protein, which translates to MTKNILEVDSVQKQYDGKIIVSDVYLKCETTDIIGILGRNGSGKSTLLKIIFGIVAADFKFVRVDGVVKSKTSDLLNEISYLPQDNFIPNSFSIQKTILLSIAKEKLQDFYDDEMIQSMLNKKIKHLSGGELRYLEIKLILNNASKFVLLDEPYNGLSPIMIEKINELITVMSSVKGIIITDHNYENVIKVSTKLALMKEGKMHHLKDKSELVEKGYLKSGMI; encoded by the coding sequence ATGACTAAAAATATTTTAGAAGTAGACAGTGTTCAAAAACAGTATGATGGTAAAATCATAGTTTCCGATGTGTATTTGAAATGTGAAACCACAGATATCATTGGTATTTTAGGAAGAAATGGTTCCGGAAAATCTACTTTGTTGAAAATCATTTTTGGAATTGTAGCTGCTGATTTTAAATTTGTTCGGGTGGATGGCGTCGTGAAATCAAAAACCAGCGATTTGCTAAATGAAATTAGTTATTTGCCTCAAGATAATTTTATTCCAAATTCATTCTCGATACAAAAGACAATCTTATTATCGATTGCCAAAGAGAAATTGCAGGATTTTTATGATGATGAAATGATTCAATCAATGCTGAACAAAAAAATAAAACATTTATCCGGCGGAGAATTACGGTATTTAGAGATTAAATTAATCCTGAATAATGCGTCAAAATTTGTTTTGCTGGACGAGCCTTACAATGGTTTGTCGCCCATAATGATTGAAAAAATTAATGAATTAATCACTGTAATGTCCAGTGTAAAAGGCATTATTATCACGGATCATAACTATGAAAATGTGATTAAGGTTTCCACAAAACTAGCGTTGATGAAAGAAGGAAAAATGCACCACTTGAAAGACAAAAGCGAATTGGTTGAAAAAGGGTATTTGAAATCAGGAATGATTTAG
- a CDS encoding alpha/beta fold hydrolase: MKQILFKNTNISYSDTGKGTAIVLLHGFLENKGMWDFYIPEFAKKNRVITIDLLGQGETECLSYVQTMEDNADAVHAVLSELRIRKAIFVGHSMGGYVALAFAELYPDTIKGLVLLNSTARADSEERKTNRDRAIKAVKQSFMNFVSLSIANLFSESNRERLSYEIESVKKEALKTPLQGIVASLEGMKIRQDREVLLHLTPYPKLLILGEKDPVLNYEETKEQIENTAVKLVTFPDGHMSHIENQDQLLIVLLAFFKSI; the protein is encoded by the coding sequence TTGAAACAAATTCTCTTTAAAAACACCAACATCTCCTATTCCGATACTGGGAAAGGAACCGCTATTGTCTTGCTTCATGGTTTCTTGGAAAACAAAGGCATGTGGGATTTTTATATTCCAGAATTTGCTAAAAAAAACCGCGTCATTACTATAGATTTATTAGGGCAGGGCGAAACGGAATGTTTGAGTTACGTGCAAACGATGGAAGATAATGCCGATGCAGTCCACGCTGTTTTATCGGAATTACGCATCCGAAAAGCCATTTTTGTCGGGCATTCTATGGGTGGTTATGTTGCTTTGGCTTTCGCCGAATTGTATCCAGACACGATAAAAGGATTGGTTTTATTAAACTCTACCGCAAGAGCCGACAGCGAGGAACGAAAAACAAATCGGGATCGAGCTATTAAAGCGGTGAAACAATCTTTTATGAACTTTGTTTCGCTTTCTATTGCAAACTTATTCAGCGAATCCAACAGAGAACGACTTTCATACGAAATTGAAAGTGTAAAAAAAGAAGCTTTAAAAACACCGCTTCAAGGAATCGTTGCGTCGCTGGAAGGAATGAAAATACGACAAGATCGGGAAGTGTTATTGCATCTTACACCTTATCCAAAATTATTGATTCTGGGGGAAAAAGATCCAGTTTTAAATTACGAAGAAACCAAAGAACAGATAGAAAACACTGCAGTAAAACTGGTGACTTTTCCGGACGGACACATGAGTCATATTGAAAACCAAGACCAGTTATTGATTGTATTGTTGGCTTTTTTCAAAAGCATCTAA
- a CDS encoding AbiH family protein, whose amino-acid sequence MSKILITGNGFDLFHHLPTKYNHFMAIMKTVEKFEFKKEISFKDLFGRIFKDKFPVDYDLIIDNYKVNDIRFDYFKIKELDVLLKNNTWYKHFNKISEIETWIDFESEIENVLIQISSLIRLVEKKRTGEKFFKNDDLNIYIDFSEFDFCDKGVEGAVNIDDKYINIRTGKFDGKEVLRKMAFSLDEFTTIFNIYLSYIIMQFYDNFTGNLKIPIHFIDFFYSFNYTPSLEKLYIHNTNVVYLHGETNIDNSIQNIVLGVDEIPNEIVSNKAFEFSKYYQKIIKRTNNTLFEIPNKDTQISEENVFYVFGHSLDKSDKEYIENIFCFLEKDYTQTSGIVVFYYDENDNKSKVKNLFSFIKKDIIIDLNASGRLAFVEITKANLEREFSKKLWQKYGENYMV is encoded by the coding sequence ATGAGCAAGATTTTAATTACAGGAAACGGATTTGATTTATTTCACCATTTACCAACAAAATATAACCATTTTATGGCTATAATGAAGACTGTTGAGAAATTTGAGTTTAAAAAAGAAATATCATTTAAGGATTTGTTTGGTAGAATTTTTAAGGATAAATTCCCTGTTGATTATGACTTAATTATAGACAACTACAAAGTTAATGATATTAGATTTGATTATTTTAAAATTAAAGAATTAGATGTATTATTAAAAAATAATACTTGGTATAAACATTTTAATAAGATATCTGAAATCGAGACTTGGATTGATTTTGAAAGTGAAATAGAAAATGTATTAATTCAGATATCGTCTTTGATCAGGCTCGTAGAAAAAAAACGAACAGGAGAAAAATTTTTCAAAAATGATGATTTGAATATTTATATTGATTTTTCAGAATTTGATTTTTGTGATAAAGGAGTTGAGGGTGCTGTAAATATAGATGATAAATATATAAATATAAGAACAGGTAAATTTGATGGAAAAGAAGTGTTAAGAAAAATGGCATTTTCATTGGATGAATTTACAACTATTTTTAATATCTATTTATCTTATATTATAATGCAGTTTTATGATAATTTCACAGGTAATTTGAAGATTCCTATCCATTTTATTGACTTCTTTTACTCGTTTAACTACACGCCAAGTTTAGAGAAATTATATATTCATAATACCAATGTAGTTTATTTACACGGTGAAACAAATATTGATAATTCAATTCAAAATATTGTTTTAGGAGTGGATGAAATTCCAAATGAGATTGTTTCAAATAAAGCTTTCGAATTCTCGAAATATTATCAAAAAATAATAAAAAGAACAAATAATACTTTGTTTGAAATTCCCAACAAGGACACACAGATTTCAGAAGAAAATGTTTTTTATGTTTTTGGACATTCTTTAGATAAATCGGATAAAGAATATATTGAAAATATATTTTGTTTTTTAGAAAAAGATTACACCCAAACATCTGGTATAGTTGTCTTTTATTATGATGAAAATGATAATAAAAGTAAAGTGAAAAACCTTTTTTCTTTCATTAAAAAAGATATAATAATTGATTTAAATGCTTCCGGAAGATTAGCTTTCGTAGAAATTACTAAAGCAAATCTTGAAAGGGAATTTAGTAAAAAACTTTGGCAAAAGTATGGTGAAAATTATATGGTATAA
- a CDS encoding TIGR00266 family protein encodes MQAHEIDYHIYGEEMQYVEIELDPQEIVIAEAGSFMMMDNNIQMETIFGDGSGQENGLFGKLLSAGKRVLTGESLFMTAFINQNNTKSKVSFASPYPGKIIPIDLTQFGGKFICQKDSFLCAAKGVSVGIEFSKKLGRGLFGGEGFIMQKIEGDGMAFVHTGGTLAKKELAAGEILKVDTGCIVGFTKDVDYDIEFIGGIKNSIFGGEGLFYATLRGPGTVYVQSLPFSRLADRIIASAPRAGGNSRDEGSLLGGLGSLLDGDRRF; translated from the coding sequence ATGCAAGCACACGAAATAGACTACCACATTTACGGCGAGGAAATGCAATATGTGGAAATAGAACTGGACCCACAGGAAATTGTAATTGCCGAAGCGGGAAGTTTTATGATGATGGACAATAATATCCAAATGGAAACCATTTTTGGAGACGGTTCCGGGCAGGAAAACGGATTATTTGGCAAGCTTTTAAGCGCCGGAAAAAGAGTACTCACTGGCGAAAGTCTTTTTATGACTGCGTTCATCAATCAAAACAATACCAAAAGCAAAGTTTCATTCGCATCGCCTTATCCCGGGAAAATAATCCCAATAGACTTGACACAATTTGGTGGAAAATTCATTTGCCAGAAAGATTCTTTCCTTTGCGCTGCCAAAGGTGTTTCTGTGGGAATCGAATTCTCTAAAAAACTCGGTCGTGGATTGTTTGGTGGCGAAGGTTTCATCATGCAAAAAATAGAAGGCGACGGAATGGCGTTTGTACATACCGGCGGAACATTAGCCAAAAAAGAATTAGCCGCAGGCGAAATACTAAAAGTCGACACCGGTTGCATCGTAGGTTTTACCAAAGATGTCGATTATGACATTGAGTTTATTGGCGGTATTAAGAATTCTATTTTTGGTGGCGAAGGTTTGTTTTACGCTACACTCCGCGGTCCAGGAACAGTTTATGTACAATCCTTGCCTTTCAGCCGACTTGCGGACAGAATCATCGCCTCTGCACCAAGAGCAGGCGGAAACAGTCGCGACGAAGGAAGTTTATTAGGCGGATTAGGAAGTTTGCTAGATGGAGATAGAAGATTTTAA
- a CDS encoding aminopeptidase P family protein: protein MKYHQIDRDLFIKNRAKFMAQMKPKSVAIFNSNDIYPVSADSTLPFAQHRDIFYLSGVDQEESILLLFPDAPYEYQREMVFLKETSEHIAIWEGEKLTKERAFEVTGIRTVHWLQDFEKVLFEMMTHAETIYINTNEHYRATVETETREARFVKWWKEKYPAHAVAKSNPILQRLRSVKETEELDLIQKACNITELGFRRLLPFVKPNVTEYEIEAELIHEFIRNRSRGFAYTPIIASGNNANVLHYIENNQQCKAGDLILLDVAAEYANYSSDMTRTIPVSGKYTKRQKEVYNAVLNVKNEATKMLTTGTLWKQYHIEVGKLMTSELLGLGLIDKADVQNENPEWPAYKKYFMHGTSHHMGLDTHDYGILTEPMQANMVFTVEPGIYIPAEGFGIRLEDNIIVQESGEPFNMMRNIPIEVDEIEELMNS from the coding sequence ATGAAATACCACCAAATTGACCGAGATTTATTTATAAAAAATAGAGCAAAGTTCATGGCTCAGATGAAGCCAAAAAGCGTTGCCATTTTCAATTCTAATGATATTTATCCCGTTTCTGCAGATAGTACGTTGCCATTTGCACAACACCGTGATATCTTTTACTTAAGCGGAGTCGATCAGGAAGAAAGTATTTTATTGCTTTTCCCAGATGCGCCATACGAGTACCAAAGAGAAATGGTTTTCTTGAAAGAAACCAGCGAACACATTGCAATTTGGGAAGGTGAAAAACTGACTAAAGAGCGTGCTTTTGAAGTAACAGGAATCAGAACCGTACATTGGTTACAGGATTTTGAAAAAGTTTTATTCGAAATGATGACTCATGCTGAAACAATTTACATCAATACTAATGAGCATTACCGTGCTACCGTAGAAACTGAAACGCGCGAAGCCCGTTTTGTAAAATGGTGGAAAGAGAAATATCCTGCACATGCTGTCGCCAAAAGTAACCCGATATTGCAACGCCTTCGTTCTGTAAAAGAAACCGAAGAATTGGATTTAATCCAAAAAGCCTGTAATATTACCGAACTTGGTTTTAGAAGATTATTGCCTTTCGTGAAACCAAACGTTACCGAATACGAAATCGAAGCCGAGTTGATTCACGAATTCATTCGCAACCGTTCCAGAGGTTTCGCTTACACGCCAATAATCGCTTCCGGAAACAATGCCAATGTGTTGCACTATATCGAAAACAACCAACAATGCAAAGCCGGTGATTTGATCTTACTAGATGTTGCAGCTGAATATGCGAATTATTCCAGTGATATGACGCGTACCATTCCAGTTTCAGGAAAGTACACCAAAAGACAAAAAGAAGTGTACAATGCCGTTTTAAATGTAAAAAACGAAGCGACCAAAATGCTGACTACAGGAACACTTTGGAAACAATACCATATCGAAGTAGGTAAATTAATGACTTCAGAACTACTAGGTTTGGGTCTTATTGACAAAGCCGATGTGCAAAACGAAAACCCAGAATGGCCCGCTTATAAAAAATATTTCATGCATGGGACATCACACCACATGGGATTGGACACGCACGATTACGGAATCCTGACCGAACCCATGCAAGCCAATATGGTATTTACCGTAGAGCCTGGAATTTACATTCCTGCCGAAGGTTTCGGAATCCGTCTGGAGGACAACATTATCGTTCAGGAAAGCGGTGAACCGTTCAACATGATGCGCAACATCCCAATTGAAGTGGACGAAATCGAAGAATTAATGAACAGTTAA